The following is a genomic window from Streptomyces chrestomyceticus JCM 4735.
TCGCGCTGGTCGGCAAGTACATCGACCTGCCCGACGCCTACCTGTCGGTCACCGAGGCGCTGCGCGCCGGCGGCTTCGCCAACAAGGCCCGCGTCAAGATCAAGTGGGTCACCTCCGACGACTGCAAGACCCCGGCCGGGGCCAGGCAGCAGCTCGCCGACTGCGACGCGGTCTGCGTCCCCGGCGGCTTCGGCGACCGCGGCGTGGACGGCAAGGTCGGCGCCATCACCTACGCCCGCGAGAACAAGCTGCCGCTGCTCGGCCTCTGCCTGGGCCTGCAGTGCGTGGTCATCGAGGCGGCCCGCAACCTGGCCGGCATCGAGGGCGCGAACTCCACCGAGTTCGACCCGGCCGCCGCCGACCCGGTCATCTCCACCATGGCCGAGCAGATGGACATCGTCGCCGGCGAGGGCGACATGGGCGGCACCATGCGGCTGGGCATGTACCCGGCCAAGCTGGCCGAGGGCTCGATCGTGCGCGAGGTCTACGACGACCAGCCGTACGTCGAGGAGCGCCACCGCCACCGCTACGAGGTCAACAACGCCTACCGCGGTGAGCTGGAGAAGAAGGCCGGCCTGCTGTTCTCCGGCACCTCCCCGGACAACAAGCTGGTCGAGTACGTCGAGTACCCGCGCGAGGTGCACCCCTACCTGGTCGCCACCCAGGCGCACCCGGAGCTGCGCTCCCGCCCGACCCGCCCGCACCCGCTCTTCGCGGGCCTGGTGAAGGCGGCCGTCGAGCGCAAGACCGGCGCCGCCGCCGGTGCCAAGAAGGGCGCCAAGGGCTGATCCCGCCGGCGGCCGGCCCCTCGCGTGAGGCACGTGGGGGATCGGCCGCCGTTGGGTACGGTTGACCGGGGTACCTGGCCTTTCACGGCCGGGTGCCCCGGTCGACTGCTTTGCGGAAGGACGTACATGGCCATCCAGGACAGCCCGGAAGCGTGGCGGGTCACCGCCACCGCGACGCCGTTCACCGGCAAGAAGACCAGCATGCGTACGGACGAGGTCGTCATGCCGGACGGCTCCACGGCCACCCGCGACTACCAGGTCCACCCCGGCTCGGTGGCCGTCGTCGCGCTCGACGAGGAGGACCGGGTACTGGTCCTGCGTCAGTACCGCCACCCCGTGCGGCACAAGCTCTGGGAGGTCCCGGCCGGACTGCTGGACGTCCCCGGCGAGAACCCGCTGCACGCCGTCCAGCGCGAGCTGTACGAGGAGGCCCACGTCAAGGCCGAGGACTGGCGGGTGCTGGCGGACGTCTACACCACCCCCGGCGGCTGCGACGAGGCCGTACGGATCTTCCTGGCCCGCGATCTGTCCGAGGCCGAGGGCGAGCGCTTCGAAGTCTCCGAGGAGGAGGCCGACATGGAGCTGGCGCGGGTACCGGTCGCCGACCTGGTACGCGGCGCGCTCGCCGGCGAACTGCACAACAACTGCCTGGTGGTCGGCGTGCTCGCGCTGGCCGCCGCCCGCGCGGGTGACGGACTGGACGCGCTGCGCCCGGCCGACGCGCCGTGGCCGGCCCGCCCGTTCGAAGCCTGAGCGCCGCCGTTCCGGCCCGTACGCGCCCGCGGTCCGATGATGTGCTGATCCGGACGGGTGACTCAACCGTCGCGCTCCACCGGGCGTGTGACGGGCCGTGAACTACGCTCGACGGCGTTCCCGTCCGCGACCGCGGCGGGCTCGTAAGCGCAGGTGGACGGGAGCGTGACCCGTGGCGGATCAGGCGGTGGGCGGGGGACGCGTCCCGCCGGGGAAGGCGGGCGGGCCCGCGACGGCGGCACGGCAGCGGCCGGGACCGGACCCGGACGGCACGGCCGTGGACTCCGCCGCCGACCGCGCCGCCCCCGGCCGGGGTACGGCCGGGGGCACCGCCGCGGCCGGACCGGGCAGCCGCAGGCCCGCCGCCCGCCGGACCGTGCCGCCCGCCGCCACCGCGGCCGGCGGCTTCATCGGCCGCCGCCGCGAACTGAAGTCCCTCCGCGCCGACATCGCCCGTACGGGCCTGGACACCCTCTCCGGCCGCCGGGGCGCCCGCAGCCGCGTCCTGCTGATCGCCGGGCGTCCCGGCTCCGGCCGCAGCGCCCTCGCCGCCGAACTGGCCCGGCAGCTCGCCGACGACTACCCCGACGGTGTCCTGCGCGCCACCCTGAGCACCCCGGGCGGTGGCCCCGTACCCCTCGACCTCGTCGCCCGCGACCTGCTCACCGCGCTCGGCGCCCCGGTCAAGCCCGGCGCCGCCGAAGACGAGCTGACCGAGGCGCTGCGCGCCGCCCTCGCCGAACGCCGCGCCCTGCTCCTGCTGGACGACGCGGCCGGTGCCGAGCAGGTCGAACCGCTGCTGCCGGACGCCGCCGGCTGCCTCGTCGTCGCCGTCTCCGAAGGCCCGCTCACCGGCATCACCGACGTACGGCCCTGCACCCTGGGCGGCCTGGACAACGCGTCCGCCGTCGAACTGCTCAGCCGGTACGCGGGGCCCACCCGCATCACCGTCGACCCGCGCTCCGCCGACGCCGTCGCCGAGGAGTGCGGCGGCCGTCCCGCCGCGCTCGTCCTGGCGGGCGGCTGGCTCGCCGGGCACCCCAAGAACTCCGTCGCCGACCTCCTCCAGGCGCTGCGGGACGTACCCGAGCAGGCCGACGAACCGGCCGGCGGCCGCCCCATGGCCCGCGCCTTCCGCCTCGTCTACGCCACCCTGCCGCCGGTCGCCGCCCGCACCCTGCGGCTGCTCACCCTCGCCCCGGCCGGACTGGTGGACGCGCACATCGCCTCCGCCCTGGCCGGCTGCTCGGTCGCCGCGGCCGAGGCGGCGCTCCAGGACTTCGCCGCCCGGGGGCTGCTGCGGCCGGTGGAGGACGCGGAACCGCAGCCGTCCGGGCCCGGGGCCCCGGCCGCCGGGAGCGCCGGCCTCCAGGCGCAGTACCGGATGCCCGGCTGCCTGGTCCAGCTCGTCCGCGCCGCGCTGCACGAGAAGGAACGGCCCGCCGAGATCCAGCTCGCCCGGGCCCGGATGCTGGAACGCACCGTACGGCTGCTCCAGTCCTGCCGGGCCCTCGGCGAACCCGCCGGGTCACCGGCCCGGCAGAAGGTGGCCGGCCTGCCGCGCTCGCTGCGCTTCGCGTCCGCCGCCTCCGCCGCCGCCTGGTTGCGCAGCCGCCGGCCCGCCCTGCTGGAGGCGGCCCGGATCGCCGTCGAGGAAGGCGAGCTGGACACCCTGGACCGGCGGCTGATGGCCGCGATCGTGCGCACCCTGATCGCCCACCAGGGCGCCGAGGCCGCCGCGCCCGACCTCTACGGGCTGCACGGCCTGGTCCTGGAGGTCGCCGAGCGGCGCGGCCTGGCGCGGGAGCGGGCCGCGGCGCTGCTCAACCTCGGCGACCTGGACGCGCAGGCCGGGCGGACCGCGGACGCGATGGCCCGTTACCGGGGCGCGCTGACCGCGGCACGCGAGGTCAGGGACCCCATCGCGACCGTACGGGCGCTGGAGTCGCTGGGCGGTACGTACACGGAGCTGGGGGACTGGCAGCGGGCCGCCGACTGGTACGGGCGGGCGCTGGAACTGCGGATGACCCGCGGCGAGAACGCGGACGGGGCCCGGCTGCACGGCCGGATCGGCGCGGTGCTGACGTATGCGGCGCGGTGGGGCGAGGCCCTCAAGGAGTGGCGGGCCGCCTACGGCGCGTACCGGCGGCTCGGCGACGTGGCGGGTCAGGCGCGGGCGCTCGGCGAGGCGGCGCGGGTGCAGGAGTACGCGGGCCGCCCCGAGGAGTCGCTGCGGACCTGCACCGCGGCCCTCGCGCTGGCCGCCGAGGCCAAGGACGGGCGGCTGGAGGCGGCGCTCCAGTTGCGGATCGCGGACACCCTCGACCGGCTCGGCGACCCGGCAGCCGCAAGGCTGCACCGGGGTCTGGGGGAACGTCTCCTCTCAGATCACCCACAGTGACCTACGAAATCGGTGGTGTTCCTCTCAGTAACAGATGCTTTGCAAGGCTAGACAACTCGGAATCCTTAAATAGACTGGCCGGGCCGCGGACACCGCGGTCAGTCCCGGCATGCCTGGCATGCATGGATTTCCTCCTGCAAGCTCTCTTACAAGGACCGTGATCGACGTGAAGGTCGGCATCCCCCGCGAGGTCAAGAACAACGAGTTCCGGGTGGCGATCACGCCCGCCGGTGTGCACGAGCTGGTCCGCCACGGCCACCAGGTCGTCATCGAGAAGGACGCCGGCCTCGGATCGGCCATCCCGAACGAGGAGTACGTCGCGGCCGGCGCCGAGATCCTCGACACCGCCGACGAGGTCTGGGCCGCCGCGGACCTGCTGCTGAAGGTCAAGGAGCCGATCGCGGAGGAGTACCACCGTCTCCGCAAGGACCAGACCCTCTTCACCTACCTCCACCTGGCCGCCTCCCGCGAGTGCACCGACGCCCTCCTGGAGTCCGGCACCACCGCCATCGCCTACGAGACGGTGGAGACCCCGGGCCGCCAGCTCCCGCTGCTCGCCCCGATGTCCGAGGTCGCGGGCCGCATCGCCCCGCAGGTCGGCGCCTACCACCTGATGCGCCAGGCCGGCGGCCGCGGCGTGCTCCCGGGCGGCGTCCCCGGCGTGGCCGCGGGCAAGGCCGTCGTCATCGGCGGCGGCGTCTCCGGCTGGAACGCCGTGCAGATCGCCGTGGGCCTCGGCTTCCACGTCACCCTGCTCGACAAGGACATCAACAAGCTGCGCGAGGCGGACCGTATCTTCGGCACCAAGGTGCAGACGATCGTCTCCAACGCCTACGAGCTGGAGAAGGCCGTCGTCGAGGCCGACCTCGTCGTCGGCGCGGTCCTCATCCCGGGCGCCAAGGCCCCGAAGCTGGTCACCAACGAGCTGGTCGCCAAGATGAAGCCCGGAAGTGTCCTTGTCGACATCGCGATCGACCAGGGCGGCTGCTTCGAGGACTCCAGGCCCACCACCCACGCCGAGCCGACCTTCCAGGTCCACAACTCGGTCTTCTACTGCGTGGCCAACATGCCGGGCGCGGTGCCCAGCACCTCCACGTACGCCCTGACCAACGCCACGCTGCCCTACATCGTGTCGCTGGCGAACAACGGCTGGGTCGAGGCGTTGCGCCGCGACGCCGCCCTGGCCAAGGGCCTGAACACGCACGACGGCAAGGTCGTCTACGGTCCGGTCGCCGAGGCGCACGGCCTGGAGGCCACCGACCTGGCGACGCTTCTCGGCTGAGGCGTCAATAGCGCGCGTCAATGACGCTCTGCCGGCCGGGCCTTGTCCACAGGGCCCGGCCGCGGCCGTTCGCCGACACGCCGCGCGCCCGGAACGGCACGGGCGGACCCCAACTCGCCGAGAACGTAACCCTTTAACCGATTCGCACACCCTCGAAACCTTGGGCTTGTGCGGCCTGCACCCTTGACATCGGCATGTTCGATTGCCGACACATCGGGCCGGGTCCGGCGGATTGTGTTGCTGCGAACGCCCGACACGCCATAGAGTCGCCAACCGTCGGCATAGTGCCACGCTGACCTATCGATAAGTTTCCTGGTCACATCCAAGGAGGTAAGACGACTTGTGAATGAGTCGACATTTACTCCCGGAGGTGGTCGACCAGGAGCGGTTGCACGGGGCCAGGGTCCCTCGGGGCTCCAGGCTGTCGGCTCCGTCGCTGTCCACACCTTCGCGACCCAACAGAGCCCCACGACGACAGCCCACCAGAGCATGGACGGCCATCACGTGAACGCCATGGCCGGCGACCGGGGCGGCTCAGATCCCACCCGGCTCGCCGACTACGACGACCTGCCCGAGGGGCACTTCTACGACCCGGACGCGGAGTACGAGCCGGACCCCGAATACGCGGCCACGCTCGCGCCGGACGCCGCCCGTCAGCGCCGCGAACGTGTCGGCCCCACCGGGCGCCCCCTTCCCTACTTCCCGATCCCAGGACCGTTGACGGACCACGGCCCCGCCAAAATCATCGCGATGTGCAACCAGAAAGGCGGGGTGGGCAAGACCACCTCGACCATCAACCTGGGTGCCGCGCTCGCCGAATACGGCCGACGGGTGCTGCTCGTCGACTTCGACCCGCAGGGCGCGCTGTCCGTCGGGCTCGGAGTCAACCCGATGGAACTGGACCTGACGGTCTACAACCTGCTCATGGAGCGGGGCATGTCGGCCGACGAGGTGCTGCTGAAGACCGCGGTCCCCAACATGGACCTGCTGCCCAGCAATATCGATTTGTCAGCCGCCGAGGTCCAGTTGGTCAGCGAGGTCGCGCGCGAGTCGACGCTGCAGCGCGCGCTGAAGCCGCTGATGGCCGACTACGACTACATCGTCATCGACTGCCAGCCCTCGCTCGGTCTGCTCACCGTCAACGCGCTGACGGCGGCTCACAAGGTCATCGTGCCGCTGGAGTGCGAGTTCTTCGCGCTGCGTGGTGTGGCGCTGCTCACCGAGACGATCGAGAAGGTCCAGGAACGGCTCAACCCCGACCTGGAGCTCGACGGCATCCTGGCGACGATGTACGACTCGCGCACCGTCCACAGCCGTGAGGTTCTCGCGCGCGTCGTCGAGGCGTTCGACGACCACGTGTACCACACGGTCATCGGCCGTACCGTGCGCTTCCCGGAGACCACCGTCGCGGGTGAGCCGATCACCACGTACGCGTCCAACTCCGTCGGTGCCGCCGCCTATCGTCAGTTGGCCAGGGAGGTGCTCGCCCGGTGTCACGCCGAGTGAGTCTGCCCGGAGCCGACGAATTGTTCCGCACGACCGGGGGGTCGGGGCTGCAGTCCCCGGCGCCCCGCAAGTCCAACGGCCCGGCGAATGGCGTCCCGGCGAGTGGCGTCCCGGCGGGCAACGGGGAGACGGCGCGGGTGCCG
Proteins encoded in this region:
- a CDS encoding NUDIX domain-containing protein; translation: MAIQDSPEAWRVTATATPFTGKKTSMRTDEVVMPDGSTATRDYQVHPGSVAVVALDEEDRVLVLRQYRHPVRHKLWEVPAGLLDVPGENPLHAVQRELYEEAHVKAEDWRVLADVYTTPGGCDEAVRIFLARDLSEAEGERFEVSEEEADMELARVPVADLVRGALAGELHNNCLVVGVLALAAARAGDGLDALRPADAPWPARPFEA
- a CDS encoding tetratricopeptide repeat protein, translating into MADQAVGGGRVPPGKAGGPATAARQRPGPDPDGTAVDSAADRAAPGRGTAGGTAAAGPGSRRPAARRTVPPAATAAGGFIGRRRELKSLRADIARTGLDTLSGRRGARSRVLLIAGRPGSGRSALAAELARQLADDYPDGVLRATLSTPGGGPVPLDLVARDLLTALGAPVKPGAAEDELTEALRAALAERRALLLLDDAAGAEQVEPLLPDAAGCLVVAVSEGPLTGITDVRPCTLGGLDNASAVELLSRYAGPTRITVDPRSADAVAEECGGRPAALVLAGGWLAGHPKNSVADLLQALRDVPEQADEPAGGRPMARAFRLVYATLPPVAARTLRLLTLAPAGLVDAHIASALAGCSVAAAEAALQDFAARGLLRPVEDAEPQPSGPGAPAAGSAGLQAQYRMPGCLVQLVRAALHEKERPAEIQLARARMLERTVRLLQSCRALGEPAGSPARQKVAGLPRSLRFASAASAAAWLRSRRPALLEAARIAVEEGELDTLDRRLMAAIVRTLIAHQGAEAAAPDLYGLHGLVLEVAERRGLARERAAALLNLGDLDAQAGRTADAMARYRGALTAAREVRDPIATVRALESLGGTYTELGDWQRAADWYGRALELRMTRGENADGARLHGRIGAVLTYAARWGEALKEWRAAYGAYRRLGDVAGQARALGEAARVQEYAGRPEESLRTCTAALALAAEAKDGRLEAALQLRIADTLDRLGDPAAARLHRGLGERLLSDHPQ
- the ald gene encoding alanine dehydrogenase; protein product: MKVGIPREVKNNEFRVAITPAGVHELVRHGHQVVIEKDAGLGSAIPNEEYVAAGAEILDTADEVWAAADLLLKVKEPIAEEYHRLRKDQTLFTYLHLAASRECTDALLESGTTAIAYETVETPGRQLPLLAPMSEVAGRIAPQVGAYHLMRQAGGRGVLPGGVPGVAAGKAVVIGGGVSGWNAVQIAVGLGFHVTLLDKDINKLREADRIFGTKVQTIVSNAYELEKAVVEADLVVGAVLIPGAKAPKLVTNELVAKMKPGSVLVDIAIDQGGCFEDSRPTTHAEPTFQVHNSVFYCVANMPGAVPSTSTYALTNATLPYIVSLANNGWVEALRRDAALAKGLNTHDGKVVYGPVAEAHGLEATDLATLLG
- a CDS encoding ParA family protein, with product MDGHHVNAMAGDRGGSDPTRLADYDDLPEGHFYDPDAEYEPDPEYAATLAPDAARQRRERVGPTGRPLPYFPIPGPLTDHGPAKIIAMCNQKGGVGKTTSTINLGAALAEYGRRVLLVDFDPQGALSVGLGVNPMELDLTVYNLLMERGMSADEVLLKTAVPNMDLLPSNIDLSAAEVQLVSEVARESTLQRALKPLMADYDYIVIDCQPSLGLLTVNALTAAHKVIVPLECEFFALRGVALLTETIEKVQERLNPDLELDGILATMYDSRTVHSREVLARVVEAFDDHVYHTVIGRTVRFPETTVAGEPITTYASNSVGAAAYRQLAREVLARCHAE